Proteins from a genomic interval of Quercus robur chromosome 9, dhQueRobu3.1, whole genome shotgun sequence:
- the LOC126699615 gene encoding probable membrane-associated kinase regulator 6, with translation MEASQPLSIESFSYSWLVNLRPSLESLDNSFRYSLDASDEASFIEMDPRMPPSKRFFRDSQDFKFDLPISQSSLALVHADELFSNGYVMPLFVDPLKMEAYNYKASDCSTPTLLPSSSHAPKVLIPNDIPRRSSSIRRCRRLSKHIFQKYMDFLRPLFQGLRRSKSSSKADSVDKRVHKVVKNWVYSSETSPRISVAYSADDDWRKSCDSESSIYEAVLHCKRSIGK, from the exons ATGGAAGCTTCACAGCCTCTTTCAATTGAAAGCTTTTCATACAGTTGGCTAGTGAACCTAAGACCATCATTAGAAAGCTTAGACAACTCCTTCAGGTACTCGCTTGATGCATCCGATGAAGCCTCCTTCATTGAGATGGACCCAAGAATGCCACCCTCCAAGAGATTCTTTAGGGACTCTCAGGATTTCAAGTTTGACCTTCCAATTTCACAATCTTCTCTTGCTCTGGTTCACGCAGACGAGCTCTTTTCCAATGGCTATGTTATGCCTCTCTTTGTTGATCCATTGAAGATGGAGGCTTATAATTATAAGGCCTCAGATTGCAGTACTCCAACCCTTCTGCCATCCTCTTCCCATGCACCTAAAGTCCTAATCCCAAATGATATTCCTCGTCGTTCTTCAAGTATTAGAAGGTGTCGAAGATTATCAAAGCACATATTTCAAAAGTATATGGATTTTCTTAGGCCATTGTTTCAAGGACTAAGACGAAGCAAATCAAGTTCTAAAGCTGACAGTGTTGATAAAAGAGTTCATAAGGTGGTGAAGAACTGGGTATACTCATCCGAAACATCTCCAAGAATTAGTGTAGCTTACTCTGCTGATGATGATTGGCGCAAATCTTGTGACTCTGAGAGTTCAATTTATGAGGCAGTTCTCCATTGCAAAAGATCCATAG GAAAATGA